A window from Canis lupus baileyi chromosome 4, mCanLup2.hap1, whole genome shotgun sequence encodes these proteins:
- the LOC140631759 gene encoding uncharacterized protein, which translates to MTPRHRRPLSQRPLWPRRGCHRRETSSRRRHAGERTDGRAPRDRSAGATARVVARKLPAPASTCQSGPGRGGASATAQDNEYDRASSTASPASCTSGPAAPARAEIKLVAGGRRKGPQGPRGAPACLAAAVTRCRRRGETSRRPGAGRDARGPARGRAPRALSPGAATPSSGRRPPPPIRPLSRPGTVSGTPSPRPASSAPGGRLFYLLCGCRRALLLTGRIPSRCRRCSCHPRRRRELPTPAPSVRTVHSTYLQRAVPPAGGRRSFNTEMFWLRR; encoded by the exons ATGACGCCCCGGCACAGACGGCCGCTATCTCAGAGGCCCCTCTGGCCCCGCAGAGGGTGTCACAGACGTGAGACGAGCAGCAGACGGAGGCACGCGGGGGAGAGGACAGATGGGCGAGCACCGCGGGACAGGAGCGCGGGAGCCACTGCAAGGGTGGTGGCGCGGAAACTGCCAGCTCCCGCGTCGACTTGCCAGTCTGGGCCCGGCCGGGGTGGAGCGAGTGCCACCGCACAGGACAATGAATACGACCGCGCTAGCAGCACCGCGTCGCCAGCCTCGTGCACctccggccccgcggcccccgcgcgcGCGGAAATAAAGTTGGTGGCGGGTGGCCGCCGCAAGGGTCCCCAGGGGCCGCGGGGAGCTCCCGCCTGCCTCGCGGCCGCTGTCACACGCTGCCGGCGCCGCGGGGAGACATCTCGGAGACCGGGAGCCGGACGAGACGCCCGAGGACCGGCTCGGGGCCGAGCCCCCCGCGCCCTTAGCCCGGGGGCCGCGACACCCAGCTCCGGCCGGCGGCCGCCACCCCCAATCCGCCCTCTCTCCAGGCCGGGGACGGTGTCCGGGACCCCAAGCCCTCGGCCGGCGTCATCCGCGCCCGGCGGCCGCCTTTTTTACCTGCTGTGTGGCTGCCGCCGCGCGCTTCTACTCACCGGGAGAATCCCGAGTCGTTGTCGCCGCTGCAGCTGCCACCCCCGTCGCCGCCGCGaactccccacccccgccccctcag TGCGCACCGTCCACAGCACATACCTTCAAAGAGCTGTGCCTCCAGCAGGCGGGCGCCGGAGCTTTAATACGGAGATGTTTTGGCTGCGTCGCTGA